The following coding sequences lie in one Carassius gibelio isolate Cgi1373 ecotype wild population from Czech Republic chromosome A17, carGib1.2-hapl.c, whole genome shotgun sequence genomic window:
- the LOC128031468 gene encoding tyrosine-protein kinase receptor: MDYVTRQTFFQFAFFIFTVVRSSCALLERAEDPAHPNPLDSSPVEDSELSFCDFESPCSWTLSNHSAGGDWHVTSPQQHLCDQPMKDYSTGKCEGHFLLLKPTLTNFAAGRCSFHMTSPVVHSSGPLCHLRLARFQPEPHTGNISAFVKLTDHSVIKPIALIVKDQGTDRPQWEVLEAVIGQLNEPFQVTVQYSSCSSHEVGFLAFDSLELKDCVMVDDYLDLGSDCEKYSSLHCHSGGCIEKRRVCDFHTDCPQGEDEGLICNSLPLGSYCSFELGSCGWSVADSQSSWRLVSGQQLTEDTDLLGTTLQNTQGHFLFLKVRGRSEESEVLVQSPALPSTISNQDCQLQFSLYLYGDFNGTVLLSVLENGVSASPLIWEGSGHWKDAWQEITLPVTEILKRFHLKVQAFWTSGSKADIALDDISLSAACFDTELNELLLGQGLPQDLDSFSPLPEPSASEVSQITWWFTSCGASGPLGPTQAQCDSAYRNSNVSVVVGKEGPLRGVQMWNVPATNMYKISAYGAAGGKGAKNHNKRSHGVIISAIFPLEKGDILYILIGHQGEDACPGRNPLTHEICLGESSVIEDGFDSDGSVLKLAGGGGGGGGATYIYQMENGEPVPLLIAAGGGGKAYLEDPESSLDQIFLEQYENDTSAPGVNGKSGAAGGGGGWGDLSSLPWAGKSLVEGGQGGSSCPEALSGLGWATFGGFGGGGGACTAGGGGGGYRGGDAPLLDGITADGQDGVSFVHPIGKIFLQPLAAMESHGEAEIEVYLNCSHCQTQSCKRDEDPRLILCLCDSDEVLAPDNVTCLVVPLGSLADGPPSLVFILVVIASTLVTGVVLTCASLTLIYYRKKNHLHAVRIRLQSPEYKLSKIRSSTIMTDYNPNYCFAGNPASLSELKEVPRKNITLLRALGHGAFGEVYEGQVLGMNGENTAMQVAIKTLPEICSEQDEMDFLMEALIMSKFSHQNIVRCVGVSLQILPRFILLELMTGGDMKTFLRLNRPRTNQPSSLSMLELLHMARDIALGCRYLEENHFIHRDIAARNCLLTCPGPERVAKIGDFGMARDIYRASYYRKGGRAMLPVKWMPPEAFLEGIFTCKTDTWSFGVLLWEIFSLGYMPYPCKTNQEVLEFVTGGGRMDPPKSCPGPVYRIMTQCWQHCPEHRPNFSTILERINYCTQDPDVINTPLPVEYGPAAEEEGGTVIRPEGSGSMTPLLVTHSMSQEASAQMGITGSAPQALKPTKLQRLVHLTQEGGTYRETLEPSWAEPVPAPGVCPGQWLQVPENRPCSRSSSSSGSQKLKNKTKNLWNPTYGSWVLESLGRGKTALCHTQSMPLSCNPTSTSVPSSTLEHIDPVVEVDTNASTSPPLSAASSQTTFSPTGPPSQKGPTGATGGSLAAVMDLAKLQSFPCGNVNYAYDEQSYETESLPVVLSKSVGPSTSSAAMPSLAALGLATTFTQKPLVKRHASYGHEDVRRHTQSEKPTRDRDSGFSLSEDLSVTPV, encoded by the exons TTGTCAGGAGCAGTTGTGCTCTGTTGGAAAGAGCAGAAGATCCAGCACATCCAAATCCTCTTGACTCCAGTCCAGTAGAAGACAGTGAAC TTTCCTTCTGTGATTTTGAATCTCCATGTTCTTGGACGTTATCCAATCACAGCGCTGGAGGCGACTGGCAtgtcacatcaccacagcaaCATCTGTGTGACCAACCAATGAAAGATTACTCCACTGGAAAATGTGAAG gTCATTTTCTGTTACTAAAGCCCACGTTAACTAATTTTGCTGCTGGCAGATGTAGTTTCCACATGACCAGTCCTGTAGTGCACAGCAGTGGGCCACTTTGTCATCTTCGTCTCGCTCGTTTCCAACCGGAACCACATACAGGAAACATATCTGCCTTTGTGAAACTCACTGACCACTCCGTTATCAAACCTATAGCCCTTATAGTCAAAGACCAAGGAACTGACAG GCCGCAGTGGGAGGTGCTGGAGGCTGTGATTGGCCAGTTAAATGAGCCTTTCCAGGTGACAGTGCAGTACTCTTCCTGCAGCAGCCACGAAGTGGGATTTCTGGCATTTGATTCCCTGGAGCTGAAGGATTGTGTCATGG TTGATGATTATTTGGATTTGGGTTCAGACTGTGAGAAATACTCATCACTTCACTGTCATTCTGGAGGCTGCATTGAGAAGCGAAGAGTGTGTGATTTTCATACCGACTGTCCACAAGGGGAAGATGAGGGCTTAATATGCA ACTCCTTACCCTTGGGCTCATACTGCTCATTTGAGTTGGGATCCTGTGGATGGTCAGTGGCTGATTCACAGTCCTCCTGGAGACTAGTTAGTGGACAGCAGCTGACTGAAGACACTGATCTACTGGGCACAACTCTACAAAACACTCAAG GGCACTTTCTTTTCCTAAAGGTCAGAGGTCGCAGTGAGGAAAGTGAGGTGTTGGTTCAAAGTCCAGCTCTCCCTTCGACTATATCCAATCAGGACTGTCAG TTGCAGTTCTCTCTGTACCTATATGGGGACTTCAATGGAACGGTGCTCCTGTCAGTGCTGGAGAATGGAGTGTCAGCGTCTCCGCTGATTTGGGAGGGATCTGGACACTGGAAGGACGCCTGGCAAGAGATCACTCTGCCAGTTACTGAGATCTTAAAACG CTTTCATCTTAAAGTGCAGGCCTTCTGGACTTCTGGATCTAAGGCAGACATTGCACTGGATGACATCTCATTAAGTGCAGCATGTTTTGACACAG AACTAAATGAACTGCTTCTTGGACAAGGACTACCTCAAGATTTAGACTCCTTCAGTCCTCTCCCAGAACCCTCAGCATCAG AGGTGTCCCAAATAACATGGTGGTTTACTTCCTGTGGAGCAAGCGGACCTCTAGGTCCGACTCAAGCCCAGTGTGACAGTGCCTACCGCAACAGCAATGTCAGTGTGGTGGTGGGGAAGGAGGGCCCTCTCAGGGGGGTTCAGATGTGGAACGTTCCAGCTACCAACATGTACAA GATTTCAGCCTATGGAGCCGCAGGAGGCAAAGGAGCAAAAAACCATAACAAGCGCTCACATGGTGTCATCATCTCAGCTATCTTCCCGCTGGAGAAAGGTGACATACTCTACATCCTAATTGGACACCAAGGAGAAGATGCCTGTCCTGGA AGGAACCCCCTGACCCATGAAATCTGTCTTGGGGAGTCTTCTGTGATAGAGGATGGTTTTGACAGTGATGGTTCAGTCTTGAAGTTGGCAGGGGGCGGAGGTGGTGGTGGGGGAGCCACATACATTTATCAG ATGGAGAACGGGGAACCAGTGCCTTTGTTGAttgcagcaggaggaggaggaaaggCCTACCTGGAGGACCCTGAAAGCAGCCTGGACCAGATTTTTCTGGAACAATATGAGAATGACACATCCGCCCCTGGTGTCAATGGCAAATCCGGAGCAGCAG gtGGAGGAGGTGGATGGGGTGACCTGTCTTCACTCCCCTGGGCAGGGAAATCTCTTGTCGAAGGAGGTCAAGGAGGCTCATCCTGTCCTGAGGCTCTGTCGGGGCTGGGATGGGCTACATTTGGAGGGTTTGGGGGAGGAGGGGGTGCTTGCACCGCTGGCGGCGGTGGTGGAGGATACAGAG GTGGTGATGCTCCCCTTCTTGATGGCATCACAGCAGATGGACAAGATGGTGTCTCTTTTGTTCACCCCATTGGAAAGATATTTCTACAGCCACTTGCCG CTATGGAGAGTCATGGAGAAGCTGAGATCGAGGTGTATCTGAACTGCAGCCACTGTCAGACCCAGAGCTGTAAGAGAGATGAAGATCCCAGACTCATCCTCTGCCTGTGTGACAGCGATGAGGTTCTTGCACCAGATAACGTCACCTGCCTTG TTGTTCCATTGGGCTCCCTGGCAGATGGACCCCCATCCCTGGTATTTATCCTGGTGGTGATCGCATCCACGTTAGTTACAGGTGTTGTTCTGACCTGTGCCAGCCTCACGCTCA TCTATTACCGTAAGAAGAACCACCTGCATGCGGTCAGGATTCGACTACAGAGCCCAGAGTATAAGCTTAGCAAAATCCGCTCATCAACCATAATGACTGACTACAACCCCAACTACTGCTTTGCTGGCAATCCAGCTTCACTGAGCGAGCTTAAAGAGGTTCCACGTAAGAACATCACCCTCCTCAG GGCATTGGGACACGGTGCTTTTGGGGAAGTGTATGAGGGACAGGTTTTGGGTATGAATGGAGAAAACACAGCCATGCAGGTTGCTATAAAG ACTCTTCCAGAAATCTGTTCTGAGCAGGATGAGATGGATTTCCTAATGGAGGCTCTGATTATGAG TAAGTTCAGCCATCAGAACATTGTGCGCTGTGTTGGCGTCAGTCTGCAGATCCTGCCTCGCTTCATACTCCTGGAGCTCATGACAGGAGGAGACATGAAAACTTTCCTGAGACTAAACCGGCCCAGaact aaTCAGCCGTCTTCTCTAAGTATGCTGGAGCTTCTACATATGGCCAGAGACATTGCACTTGGTTGTCGCTATCTAGAAGAGAACCACTTCATCCACAG GGACATTGCAGCACGAAACTGCCTTTTGACCTGTCCTGGTCCAGAGAGAGTGGCTAAAATAGGAGATTTTGGGATGGCTCGAGACATTTATAG GGCGAGTTACTATAGGAAGGGCGGCCGTGCCATGTTGCCGGTGAAGTGGATGCCACCTGAAGCTTTCCTAGAGGGCATTTTTACATGCAAGACTGACACCTG GTCTTTTGGGGTACTGCTGTGGGAGATTTTCTCTCTTGGATACATGCCTTATCCCTGCAAGACCAATCAGGAAGTATTGGAGTTTGTAACAGGTGGAGGTCGCATGGATCCGCCGAAGAGCTGCCCTGGCCCTGT CTATCGGATCATGACACAGTGTTGGCAACACTGTCCAGAACACCGACCGAACTTCTCTACTATTTTAGAGAGGATCAACTACTGTACACAG GACCCTGATGTCATCAACACCCCTCTTCCAGTGGAGTATGGCCCAGCTGCCGAAGAAGAAGGTGGCACTGTGATCCGTCCTGAAGGATCAGGCAGTATGACCCCTCTTCTAGTGACCCACTCTATGTCCCAGGAAGCTTCCGCTCAAATGGGCATCACTGGTTCAGCCCCACAAGCCCTCAAACCTACAAAGCTACAAAGACTGGTCCATCTCACACAGGAGGGGGGCACATACAGAGAAACATTAGAGCCATCTTGGGCTGAGCCAGTTCCTGCTCCAGGAGTTTGTCCAGGACAATGGCTTCAGGTCCCAGAGAACCGGCCGTGCTCCAGGAGCAGTTCATCGTCAGGCAGCCAGAAGCTAAAGAACAAGACCAAAAACCTTTGGAACCCCACCTACGGCTCCTGGGTCCTGGAGAGCTTGGGAAGAGGGAAGACAGCCTTATGTCACACCCAGTCCATGCCTCTGTCTTGCAACCCCACGTCTACGTCTGTCCCGTCCTCTACTTTGGAGCACATTGACCCTGTAGTAGAAGTTGACACAAATGCCTCGACATCCCCACCTTTGTCTGCAGCATCTTCCCAGACCACGTTCAGTCCTACAGGGCCTCCCTCTCAGAAGGGCCCAACAGGGGCTACGGGCGGCTCACTCGCTGCGGTTATGGACTTGGCAAAACTCCAAAGCTTCCCGTGTGGCAACGTAAACTATGCGTATGATGAGCAGAGCTACGAGACTGAGAGTTTGCCTGTAGTTTTGTCCAAATCTGTGGGGCCCAGCACCAGCTCTGCAGCTATGCCTTCACTTGCTGCCCTTGGCCTGGCCACGACATTTACCCAAAAACCACTGGTGAAACGCCATGCTAGCTATGGACATGAGGATGTAAGGAGGCACACCCAATCTGAGAAACCCACGAGGGACAGGGATTCTGGCTTTTCCTTGTCTGAAGACCTCAGTGTCACCCCTGTGTAG